In the Wyeomyia smithii strain HCP4-BCI-WySm-NY-G18 chromosome 2, ASM2978416v1, whole genome shotgun sequence genome, one interval contains:
- the LOC129725818 gene encoding FAST kinase domain-containing protein 3, mitochondrial-like — protein sequence MSHCMLSPLRYYRIGFGLQYLLPSLARSCLFSTDSAGSNGPGKGFVRNTTILVQQGCDIQELPVVVRKVAEDEFVSFISNKIVDHQPSSGFTDLTPKNAEGGVSKSAEGQMSEAEQETLKAIEICHTAQGVCSVVQALNEEEFTSDVAVRALEKILKLGSLLELKNLENKPDFEKTINCIIFQGNNKLVLETLDSMRNYMELFKTIEMLGNELIYRCSENKLSIDECCEAVECLTQCRRHEMVEKFWSGIADQEKQINDKNIHKVFAILPYLKISRRAVLNVLERRIPSVWWQMSANSTMDVLQSLESCKMSPFRITHTLARWLNTNIHAVSEEQLEAVVESFTNLNYCDNQIERSIERYVKAKGVKITSQSLVVTILKHCQVFRLRNPYILNGCSEFFIAHHQNLDPGYLKSFIWTFGCLDYVPLNSNKFWDTMDMYLDLNFTKIHPTEIIDIMFCYVSLERYPLNFVNRIFNPYFLDVLHARTRPERLDRVRSLLKVFDTSLTLECPNYDGPLLPRDHSAKSLFHDGRIKRIVNNILPELEELAGGSDCVTKFTVLHNLPVNELYLVDVMFHPSGMSHFFSLNPLRERNINVAVLIHLPEYYSSSGEHLIGPQVLRIRHLRRLGLKVVTLRFDVLYKLKVHPKELRKYLVERLKQALDALPASKSLSNSNNESNE from the exons ATGTCACACTGCATGTTGAGTCCCCTGCGCTACTATCGCATTGGTTTCGGATTACAGTATTTGCTACCTAGCTTGGCAAGGTCTTGCCTTTTTTCTACAGACTCGGCCGGAAGCAATGGACCGGGGAAAGGATTTGTTCGAAACACTACTATCCTAGTACAGCAAGGCTGTGACATACAGGAACTACCCGTCGTCGTGCGGAAGGTTGCAGAGGATGAATTCGTATCGTTCATCTCGAATAAAATAGTGGATCATCAACCTTCGTCCGGATTCACTGATTTGACACCGAAAAACGCTGAAGGGGGAGTTTCAAAAAGTGCTGAGGGTCAGATGTCAGAAGCTGAACAAGAAACGTTGAAGGCAATCGAAATTTGTCATACCGCACAGGGCGTTTGTTCCGTAGTTCAAGCGCTAAACGAAGAGGAATTCACATCAGACGTAGCCGTGAgagcgctagaaaaaatattgaaactcgGAAGTCTTTTGGAGCTTAAAAATTTGGAGAACAAAccagattttgagaaaactaTCAATTGTATAATATTTCAAGGAAACAATAAATTGGTGCTTGAAACGCTGGACAGTATGCGAAACTATATGGAGCTATTCAAAACCATAGAGATGCTAGGAAACGAGCTTATTTATAGGTGTTCGGAAAACAAATTGTCGATAGATGAATGTTGTGAGGCTGTTGAATGTCTGACTCAGTGCAGACGCCACGAGATGGTAGAAAAGTTCTGGAGCGGAATAGCCGATCAAGAAAAGCAAATCAATGACAAAAATATTCATAAGGTGTTCGCCATACTACCCTACTTGAAAATAAGCCGAAGAGCCGTCCTTAATGTGCTGGAGCGAAGAATTCCTTCTGTCTGGTGGCAGATGTCGGCCAACTCTACGATGGATGTACTGCAATCTTTGGAAAGTTGCAAAATGTCTCCATTCCGTATAACACATACTCTAGCTCGCTGGTTGAATACCAACATCCATGCGGTAAGCGAAGAGCAGTTGGAAGCCGTGGTTGAATCGTTTACTAATTTAAACTATTGCGATAATCAAATTGAACGATCGATCGAGAGATATGTTAAGGCGAAAGGCGTCAAAATTACTTCACAAAGTCTCGTCGTAACGATTCTTAAGCATTGCCAG GTGTTTCGTCTAAGAAATCCATATATTTTGAATGGATGTAGCGAATTCTTTATCGCCCATCATCAAAACCTCGATCCAGGCTATCTCAAATCTTTCATTTGGACTTTCGGCTGTCTAGATTACGTTCCCTTGAATAGCAACAAATTTTGGGATACCATGGACATGTATCTGGATCTTAACTTCACCAAAATTCATCCAACGGAAATAATAGACATTATGTTTTGCTACGTCAGCCTCGAGCGATATCCGCTGAACTTTGTCAATCGGATTTTCAATCCGTATTTTTTAGACGTTCTACACGCTAGAACTCGACCAGAACGATTAGACCGAGTGCGTAGTTTGCTCAAAGTATTCGATACAAGCCTCACCCTGGAGTGTCCGAATTATGACGGGCCGCTTCTCCCTCGGGATCACTCTGCAAAATCGCTGTTCCATGACGGACGCATCAAGCGAATTGTAAACAACATTCTACCGGAACTGGAAGAGCTAGCTGGTGGGTCGGATTGTGTGACCAAGTTTACCGTCCTACACAATCTCCCAGTGAATGAACTCTACTTGGTGGACGTTATGTTTCATCCCTCTGGAATGAGCCATTTCTTCTCGCTAAACCCACTGAGGGAGCGAAACATCAACGTGGCCGTTTTGATTCATCTCCCAGAATATTACAGCAGCAGCGGAGAACACTTGATTGGCCCACAGGTTTTGCGAATACGCCATCTGAGGCGACTCGGATTAAAGGTGGTTACCCTGCGGTTCGATGTACTTTACAAACTCAAAGTGCATCCTAAGGAACTAAGAAAGTATTTAGTGGAACGATTAAAACAAGCGCTGGACGCTCTACCGGCATCAAAAAGTTTATCTAATAGTAATAACGAATCGAACGAATGA